The region CTGGAAAGGAATGAACTGCTTTTAGTACTGGTGTGTAAGTCAGCCAAGCCTGCCATCCTCACCTCACACCTGATTCAGTTAAGTGTCAGCAGAACTGTTCCTGCTTGTCAGGTTCCCCGGCTCAGTGAAAGGATTGCACCTGTCATTGGCTTAAAATGTGTCCTGGCCTTGGGGTTCAAAAGGAACACCACTGATTTTGCCTATGAAGTAAAAGCCATAATTCCCAGGGTACCCAGCTTAAATGTACCATGGCTACAAGACAGACTTGAAGACTCCAGGGAAAATTTCGAGACTGAGTCTTTGGAAAGCCAAGACAAAGAGATGTTGGAAATTTCCTTTGAAGACCTCTCTCAACAAAAGAGAAAGCTTGTTGAAAGTCAGCAGGCTGTAGTGTTACAACCTcttaaaataaagaaactgattCCAAACCCCAATAAGATAAGGAAACCACCCAAAAGTAAAAAAACTACTTCAAAGTGATCTTGTGTAAACTTGTCATTTCATACAGTTGTAAAATGACACCTTGTAAAGAAGccttaaaactaaaaaaattaattaccttCACCTTTTTTCTTGGGATACTGTTCAGTAATGTTCCTTTGAAATGTGTAAGACTAACTAGCTCAGATGCGCTGATGCTTAAAAATACTtaagtacagaaaatattcaaaagtaTGAATATCAAAAGTTTATTGAAAACTAATGTCCATGCTTGTATAAAATTACTTTTTCAAATGCTTGTAAATAAGTATATTTGTATCCTACAACACTTAACATCTTTCTATCAAACTTGGAAAATGTGCTACAGCAAAAATGGTCCCAGGTAGTAGGGTAGATGGAACTGACCTGCAGTGCAGATGtatcctttttaaagaaaagatactAAATGCCAAGCAGTATATTGTCTTCAGAAACAATACGTCATTTTTTACTTCCTGTCGATTTGACTTTGTAGGTAGGCATAAACTAAGCATGGGCTTGGGGAGAAAGGTGTGATGTTTACAGAAAAAGCCAGATAAGGTATTTTGATCAGTTAGAATTCACTTTTACATTGTCCTTGGAAATTTAAGATGGGTAAACGATGGGTCCTTTGTAGTAGGAAATGGAGAGTAATCAATGCTCCATATTAAAGTGTCTGCTGTTTACTTGTGTGTTTGGAAAAGTTACTTTCTGTAATTTAGGGGAAAGTTATTGGACTGCCAAGAAGTTTGTTTAAGCCTAAATTCTGGCTGACTCTTGGATTATGTCACCCTTAATGCCatcttggcaaaaaaaaaaaatggcatggGGGAAGAATACCTCATGGAATACAGTATTTCCATTACTGACAAATGATGCAGGACAATGTCATTTCTTAAAATCTGCAAGACATCATGTATTGCACTGAAATTTAGTTCTAATGGCTGCTTTATTAATAAAGCAGTTTTATCAGTTGTCTGTTCTAAAATGTCCATTGGTAATCTGCTTAAATTATGAAGTATTATAAAGCAGCAAATGTGCTAGTTAATTACtgtatttaaaaatgagtaaaagaatataaattatataacaattggaataatgaaaatgaataaaggaacaGTGCAACGGCTTCATCATGAGTGCTTGTGACAGAATTTCTGGCAATTCTGCAATAATTTCAAAGCCTCCTTTGAATAAACCTgtgcaataaaaatgaatggaatGTAATTCCCAACTACAGTCTCGACTCCAGATTGTTAGTCTTGCTATTTAATTCTAGTGTTTCAGTGAATTTGTTCAGTTTTGCATCTGAGGTCATGCTCCTGCTAAGAAAGAACGGTAATGTAGTTAATGGGCATGAGAAGTCTCCCCTTGGGTCTTCAGGAAGGGAAAGCGCGCTGCCTTGATTACGCACTAGTGCGGGGCCCACGCATGCCCTCTAGTGGTGGTCTCAGGTGGCACAGCGGTGGGTTCGTCCTTAGAATAACGGCAAGTAAGCTGCGGAAAGTGGCTTTCAGCTCCTTAGTGTAAATCAGGGTCAACAAATTTCTTtttgtaaagggccagacagtaaatacgTGAGGTCTTTCAGACCATAAAACTCAGCTCTGTCTTTTGCAGTGTGAAGCAGCCACAagcaatacataaatgaatgtgtgtggctgtgttccaataaagctttatttatggATGCTGAAgtttaaatttcatataattttcaagtGTCAAAAAATGTTAATCTTTTGATCCCCCTCCCACCACcattcaaaaatgtaaaaaccattcttagctcatggGCTGTACAAAAACAGGTGACAGACTGGATTTAGCTCATGGGCCTGTTAGCTAGCTCCTGCCTGGTATAAGATGTGATTGGTTTCATTTGACTACTTATAACATGAAAGAAAGGCTGTCATGTTGTCTAAAGTAATTAAATTTTTCTGGACTGAGCAGCCTAGGCACTGGTAGAGTAAAGGCAGGAAAAAGTATCTGTTTTGTGGTATTTGAGTCAAGGTCAGCTTATGTGGCCTCATTCAGCATCTTTTTACTCCTTGGACTATTgccaatatataaacaaatatgtaCACTGAGAAACTTAGTTTTTCAAATTCTAGGTAAAAACACCATCAGTAACAAAACTGGGGACTTATTTACACATTAGACATTTTCCATTAGCATGACAACTTGCATGATAAAGTCAGCGTAAAGGAATATGTGCAATTTTGCATAAGTAATAAAAACATTCAAACTATCAGTCCTGATAGCACTAATAAATTCCACTGGGCATTTATTTTGACTTCAGAGCTTTTTTCTATCATCACAAGTCCTTGCTATTGCTGAGAAAAACTGGAGTCTGTGCAGCAGCAAAGTCTAGTCAAAGGTGAGTACTCTCGGCACACTTAATGTTTGCACAGAACTGTGCTTTTGAACTAATCCTGAACTGACCTGATGAACATCAAAGTACAAATCTGTGTTTACTGATTTGGCAACTTTGCTTCTGGAGAAATAGATGTGCTGGTCACCAGCACATTTTTATCTCActctacatttaaaatattcaccACTCATCACTGAGTTACACAAGTGCTGATTCCATAAATGTTCCCAATGATAACAAGTAAAGTTATGTAAGTTAAAATTTCCCAAATGGATCCTTCATTCTGTTTCATGGACAAACAGACCACCACTTAATAAATAGAAATGCAGCAGTTTATCATCACACAATAGCAAAGATTTTCTTACAGGATTCTGTAACTTCCGTTCAGTCCATAGAAAAACAGTCTCTTTTCTACAGTAGAAAAGTACCTTTTCTTTATCAGGAGACAGCCAAAAGTTTGAAAACTAGAGGAATGTACTCTGTATCTTTCATCCCTCCTACAAATGGGTCAACAGTGAAAAAAAGGATGAATGTTAATGTTCTAGCTAGAAATGTGTACTGTTGTTCACATATggattttttcatcttttctgatTGGGGTATCGACCACATCAATTTCACTTAAGTTGTGCTTTTTACTCTTCTTTGGAATGGCAGTTCCAGGAATCACTAAATAGAATATTGACAAATTATCAGAGTTCTAGAAATATATCCACCTATTGTAATACAAGTCCAACctaaagggagggaagaaaaggaataGTAAGAACAAGTTAGCAATCAGTCCTGATAttaattaaattataatatatattatatatatattatatatatatatattaattaaattaaattataatatattaaaaagttACTAAAAAAAACACTTAATCCTAAGGAAAGCAAGTATGGGATTTCTTAGGCAAATTCATTAAGTTTATAAAGGGTACATTAACTTCACTTACCTTTTCAGAATCTGTTCCTGGACACCTCCAATTGTACAAGTAATACTGTAAATTGCCATCTCCTATACCAAACTTGAGTTTTTCCAAGAATGTCTTATTTTCCATCAAATCTAGTGCATTGAATACATCAAATCCTTTCTGCCAATGAAAAAgggatttaaaatgtaaaatctcGAAGGTCTAGAGGGTTTTCTATGTTATATATTTCAGTATAACATTTAATTCGTCTACTAACAACTTGAGTATGCATTTATAAGGTTTAATGCATGCAATATATAGTATACAGGTTAAGAATTCAGTtcaaaattatcttaaaaatctAATAGTATACCTGAGGGAGTCAGAAAGATAATCTAGAAATGCTGAATAAAAACATGTGGTATGTTTGCTAACACTGACATAATCTAT is a window of Manis pentadactyla isolate mManPen7 chromosome 3, mManPen7.hap1, whole genome shotgun sequence DNA encoding:
- the RPP38 gene encoding ribonuclease P protein subunit p38, which produces MAAAPQASGRGSVRKTRPLTVKISLNNPYAIYWSVLEREDMHFILQTLEDRFKSIGLQKIEEKKKKKQPFLKKPSRDKCSIDVDIREDLKEKKPEGSQKVSGWTPVPVRKQLAIGINEVTRALERNELLLVLVCKSAKPAILTSHLIQLSVSRTVPACQVPRLSERIAPVIGLKCVLALGFKRNTTDFAYEVKAIIPRVPSLNVPWLQDRLEDSRENFETESLESQDKEMLEISFEDLSQQKRKLVESQQAVVLQPLKIKKLIPNPNKIRKPPKSKKTTSK